One Molothrus ater isolate BHLD 08-10-18 breed brown headed cowbird chromosome 4, BPBGC_Mater_1.1, whole genome shotgun sequence genomic window carries:
- the GPRIN3 gene encoding G protein-regulated inducer of neurite outgrowth 3, translating into MGTVPDPLRSAKLSLVSTSAEEEHLGDLQPVKHQPQAPSAERASNGFPCAPSGSAGVCFFDLTCTGAASTQRCEQCHTDDDSQQEAFSPRLASTAAEGHPADVKPAGCSQPAGIPAPAVPALPAAGALLAGQGPEMMPAPQSSRQFVQGSQAKTSSLTQIDDSALKPQGTDDQPALEVLNYSSPSDPVGVNQFCHTSQANLLQRGEKDREAEKNGSPVCQSALAAGQTEADLGRDSQSSLEAKGGTADTPQSHPPDKTEAVQSSEAPAQSGHGSPHPVHNLGPMPGSPNPTQLSKFRETGTMTAQPESSPLAQEAVSRTWRDAEVQAVATVESKSASTSPSIFAAFLKGNPPPEEKEELHIIYQGGMGLSQAAVTDSLSSQQKSPCSPGITSKSTVVPVTASAQTQPGVPSDVASPVSADNTKPVVPCSPAAVTSQGTSVGNTEMSSAARDVKDAAQLPKDAPVPPKPIPAKQLGVDSSNQTPPQSGTGAGEPSTTSTDAVPGAQNNVQDLIPHAGSSRSPLLSGKDSEAKQKEVLGSSEQKPVQSKGGSQGQANPNQSVVKPKEENLVVLDPKGGLNVGSQPAAVRAKVCPQDAVIPASSQAVPNLGENKKHSTPAMEAKVQVKQSKHVRDVVWDEQGMTWEVYGASLDPESLGIAIQNHLQRQIREHEKLIRAQNSQTRKSISSDTSSNKKLKGRQHNVFQSMLQNFRRPNCCVRPAPSSVLD; encoded by the coding sequence ATGGGGACTGTACCAGACCCTCTGAGATCTGCCAAGCTTTCCCTGGTCTCAACttctgcagaggaggagcacCTGGGAGACCTGCAGCCTGTCAAGCACCAGCCCCAAGCCCCCAGTGCTGAGAGGGCCAGCAATGGTTTCCCGTGCGCGCCGTCCGGCTCAGCTGGGGTTTGCTTCTTCGACCTGACCTGCACAGGTGCTGCCAGCACGCAGAGGTGTGAGCAGTGCCACACAGATGATGACAGCCAGCAGGAAGCCTTTTCTCCCAGGctggccagcacagctgcagaggggcaTCCTGCAGATGTAAAGCCTGCTGGTTGTTCCCAGCCAGCGGGCATCCCGGCACCCGCAgtgccagcccttcctgccgCAGGAGCCCTCTTGGCGGGGCAAGGGCCAGAGATGATGCCAGCCCCCCAGAGCTCCCGGCAGTTTGTGCAAGGCAGCCAGGCCAAAACGAGCTCCCTGACACAGATAGATGACTCTGCCTTGAAACCTCAAGGAACTGATGATCAGCCGGCACTTGAAGTGTTAAATTATTCTTCCCCGAGTGATCCTGTCGGGGTTAATCAATTCTGTCATACTTCTCAGGCCAACCTTCtgcaaagaggggaaaaagacaGGGAGGCAGAGAAAAATGGTTCTCCTGTGTGTCAGTCAGCCTTGGCAGCAGGGCAAACCGAAGCTGACCTGGGGAGAGACTCTCAGAGCAGTCTGGAGGCAAAAGGTGGGACTGCAGACACGCCGCAGTCGCACCCCCCAGATAAAACTGAAGCGGTGCAGAGCAGTGAGGCACCAGCCCAGTCTGGCCATGGGAGTCCCCATCCTGTACACAACCTGGGCCCCATGCCTGGGAGTCCAAACCCCACCCAGCTCTCCAAATTCAGAGAAACAGGTACAATGACAGCTCAGCCAGAGAGCAGCCCTCTTGCTCAGGAAGCTGTAAGCAGGACATGGCGGGATGCTGAGGTTCAGGCAGTGGCTACTGTGGAGAGCAAATCAGCTTCCACCAGTCCCAGCATCTTTGCTGCCTTCTTAAAAGGGAATCCTCCtccagaggagaaggaagaactGCACATAATTTACCAAGGAGGAatggggctgagccaggctgcagTTACTGACAGTTTATCCTCACAACAAAAGTCTCCATGTTCTCCTGGTATCACATCAAAATCGACTGttgtgcctgtgactgcttcaGCCCAAACTCAGCCTGGGGTCCCATCTGACGTGGCATCTCCAGTATCAGCAGATAACACAAAACCTGttgtcccctgctcccctgcagctgtTACCTCTCAAGGAACATCTGTGGGTAATACTGAAATGAGCAGTGCAGCCCGTGATGTCAAGGATGCTGCTCAGCTGCCAAAGGATGCTCCAGTCCCaccaaagcccatcccagctAAGCAGCTTGGAGTTGACTCCAGTAATCAAACTCCACCACAGTCTGGGACTGGTGCTGGTGAGCCAAGCACCACTTCCACTGATGCTGTCCCAGGAGCCCAGAACAATGTGCAAGATCTCATCCCTCATGCAGGAAGCAGCCGGTCACCTTTACTCTCTGGCAAGGACAGTGAAGCCAAGCAGAAGGAAGtcctgggcagctctgagcaaaaGCCTGTGCAAAGCAAGGGTGGGAGTCAAGGGCAGGCCAATCCTAACCAATCTGTGGTAAAaccaaaggaagaaaacttgGTGGTGCTTGATCCTAAAGGAGGGCTGAATGTTGgcagccagcctgctgctgtCCGTGCAAAGGTGTGCCCACAGGATGCAGTGATTCCTGCttcctcccaggctgtgccaaacCTGGGGGAGAACAAAAAGCATTCCACCCCAGCCATGGAGGCCAAAGTACAGGTGAAGCAGTCCAAACACGTCAGGGATGTTGTTTGGGATGAGCAAGGAATGACGTGGGAGGTTTATGGTGCTTCCCTCGATCCAGAATCCCTGGGAATTGCCATCCAGAATCACTTACAGAGACAAATACGGGAACACGAGAAACTGATCCGGGCCCAGAACAGTCAGACCCGGAAATCCATTTCCTCAGATACATCCtcaaataaaaaactaaaaggGAGGCAGCACAACGTGTTCCAGTCCATGCTGCAGAATTTTAGGCGTCCTAATTGCTGCGTCCGACCTGCTCCCTCTTCTGTGTTAGACTGA